Proteins from a single region of Neodiprion virginianus isolate iyNeoVirg1 chromosome 4, iyNeoVirg1.1, whole genome shotgun sequence:
- the LOC124301861 gene encoding ribosomal RNA processing protein 1 homolog has translation MSVKKIQRKPKHVLPKIKRFVQEFKNRKPQKNEVQKSAKNKKTLVIAHEIKFAKLLAGNDKKVRDKVLKNLRKWLTVRSESTFAFEEQDFMRLWKGLYYCMWMSDKPLIQEELAESLSKLVHCFNNKDTALLYIKCTLLSLATEWFGIDQYRLDKFQMLVRRIIRQTFEMCKKKLWNRDWVNGVTKIIEDLLVKSKATIGFSLHVTELYMEELAKVSGGDVPEDVVVEFVRPFAVHLATMNDEREIRHVMKHVFRYLIFQSDPGLDYMEKFEAWRHAGFPDGDIESMQKVEEDESDEDEPDEDDNEQKSDFDDDHQIDNIEERPLDPRAGRVDVDLPQLPVNGKAIADMVMNYRFHPSSTTKSRRQIVRVAKEYNELSEGNMPLGIKKVKIHEGSKSETSSKSAAWRLLKFEQKLYSDTIRRKRKKKTSEVIEEDPNSEQDSDFEIKKIKSENATKAKKRNAKKSTSVEHISEYESVEASPRKVKSNAVESSKKRKRSAKIRDDGDVTTITDTPKKKKLKGVKKPSLQNGDSSDANKSIQNASKITKHKPLKDDGKLSNPEPSTLIKKSLIKNGLKKVKRYSSEGNWSVSADISSTSPSISNLRVPTTSLQDNSKSVKKSQPNRALSWLTPVRKKESIKQSSTRISTNNATSFTTPETQAIKNLSSSSSKKKVKIDLQKNTAQHTSDYRLQLKKSPAIPFDANRKPSVGVLKPSPMQSPVNPFYKQNFK, from the exons gtgaaaaaaatacagaggAAACCGAAGCACGTGTTGCCGAAAATCAAACGTTTCGTGCAGGAgttcaaaaatagaaaaccGCAGAAGAACGAAGTACAAAAGTCAgcgaagaacaaaaaaacctTGGTCATTGctcatgaaataaaatttgccaAACTACTTGCTGGTAATGACAAAAAAGTTAGAGACAAGGTGCTGAAGAACCTAAGAAAATGGTTAACTGTGCGATCCGAGAGCACCTTTG CCTTCGAGGAACAAGATTTCATGAGGTTGTGGAAGGGCCTCTATTACTGCATGTGGATGTCGGATAAACCATTGATTCAAGAAGAGCTAGCAGAGTCGCTTAGTAAACTCGTACATTGTTTCAATAATAAAGATACTGCTCTGCTTTATATTAAATGTACCTTACTGTCTCTTGCAACTGAATGGTTTGGAATTGATCAGTACAGATTAGACAAATTCCAAATG TTGGTACGAAGAATCATTCGacaaacttttgaaatgtgtAAAAAGAAACTATGGAATCGGGATTGGGTTAATGGAGTTACAAAGATAATTGAAGATCttttagtaaaatcaaaaGCTACCATAGGTTTTAGTTTGCATGTAACTGAATTGTACATGGAAGAATTGGCAAAG GTGAGTGGAGGCGATGTACCAGAAGATGTTGTCGTAGAATTTGTCAGGCCCTTTGCAGTGCACTTGGCAACTATGAACGACGAAAGAGAAATACGGCATGTCATGAAACACGTTTTTAGGTACCTAATTTTTCAATCCGATCCCGGCTTGGATTACATGGAAAAGTTCGAAGCTTGGAGACAC GCAGGTTTTCCTGATGGAGACATTGAATCAATGcaaaaagtagaagaagatGAATCTGACGAAGATGAACCTGATGAAGATGATAACGAACAGAAAAGTGATTTTGATGATGATCATCAGATTGATAATATAGAGGAAAGACCATTGGATCCGCGAGCTGGAAGAGTCGATGTTGATTTACCACAATTACCAGTTAATGGTAAAGCCATTGCTGATATGGTTATGAACTACAGATTTCATCCGTCGTCTACAACAAAGTCTCGACGGCAAATAGTTAGGGTAGCTAAAGA GTATAATGAGTTGTCTGAAGGCAACATGCCATTAGGTAttaagaaagtgaaaattcaCGAGGGTTCCAAATCTGAAACTAGTTCAAAGAGTGCAGCATGGAGATTATTGaagtttgaacaaaaactTTATTCTGATACTATCAGACGtaaacgtaagaaaaaaactagCGAAGTGATAGAAGAGGATCCAAATTCCGAGCAAGATTCTGATttcgaaatcaaaaaaataaagtctGAAAATGCTACCAAGGCGAAGAAACGAAATGCAAAAAAGAGCACATCAGTGGAGCACATATCAGAGTATGAAAGCGTCGAAGCTAGCCCTCGCAAAGTAAAGTCAAATGCAGTAGAATCTtctaaaaaaaggaaaagaagtgCAAAGATAAGAGATGACGGAGATGTAACCACAATTACCGACActccaaaaaagaaaaagttgaaaggGGTAAAAAAACCATCTCTGCAAAATGGTGACTCGTCCGATGCAAATAAGAGTATTCAAAACGCGAGTAAAATTACCAAACACAAGCCTCTTAAGGATGATGGCAAATTATCCAATCCTGAGCCTTCTACGCTAATAAAGAAATCTCTTATCAAGAATGGATTAAAGAAAGTAAAGAGATACAGTTCTGAGGGGAATTGGAGCGTTTCAGCGGATATTAGTTCAACGTCACCGTCAATATCAAATCTTCGTGTTCCAACTACTAGTTTACAGGATAATTCAAAATCAGTCAAAAAGTCACAACCGAACAGGGCATTATCCTGGTTGACACCAGTGAGGAAAAAGGAGTCAATAAAACAGTCT AGCACACGGATTTCCACCAATAATGCAACCAGTTTCACCACACCAGAAACACAAGCAatcaaaaatctttcgtcgTCCTCTTCcaaaaagaaagtgaaaatagaTCTTCAGAAAAATACAGCTCAGCACACGTCGGATTATAGGCTTCAGTTGAAAAAAAGCCCTGCCATACCTTTTGACGCCAACCGAAAGCCTTCTGTGGGCGTACTCAAACCCAGTCCGATGCAAAGTCCAGTAAATCCATTTTATAAACAGAATTTTAAATAG